A window of the Lactuca sativa cultivar Salinas chromosome 5, Lsat_Salinas_v11, whole genome shotgun sequence genome harbors these coding sequences:
- the LOC111899523 gene encoding uncharacterized CRM domain-containing protein At3g25440, chloroplastic: protein MSIKLFRRHISNFIHSTSVLHHIWDPINKNHCLNIRYRNPNANLLTRSLTSFPLAKQITQKSIYVLDSILPLKLHVRSASNSAVEMTMDKDVVRFCISKQLERSSDGFTQRETKQKRVKMSKKAKLNELRFYRLKAKKKMRSPNPEIRILYRLGKAKRKEEWLIEKLRKFDVRKAAAEVYDPEILTEEEKFYLKRTGEKKKHYVPVGRRGVFGGVVLNMHLHWKNHETVKVVCKPCKPGQIQEYADELTRLSKGIVIDIKPNNVIIFFRGKNYVQPEIMSPPDTLSKAKALEKYKYEQSLEHTSEFIEKLENELEEYYKHKARFSKDKGSSPKD from the exons ATGTCAATCAAACTCTTTCGCCGCCATATTTCCAATTTCATACATAGCACATCCGTTCTCCACCATATCTG GGATCCAATAAACAAAAACCATTGCCTGAACATAAGATATAGAAATCCAAATGCCAATCTACTTACTCGTTCTCTTACATCCTTCCCATTGGCAAAACAGATAACCCAAAAATCAATATATGTTCTTGATAGTATTCTTCCATTAAAGTTACATGTTCGATCAGCAAGCAATTCAGCAGTTGAGATGACAATGGATAAAGATGTTGTCAGGTTTTGTATCAGTAAACAGCTTGAAAGATCTTCTGATGGTTTTACCCAAagagaaacaaaacaaaaacgtGTCAAAATGTCGAAAAAGGCCAAACTCAATGAGCTAAGATTTTATCGCTTGAAAGCAAAGAAAAAGATGAGATCCCCAAATCCAGAAATAAGGATCTTATACAGGCTTGGAAAGGCGAAAAGAAAGGAGGAATGGTTGATTGAGAAATTAAGGAAATTTGATGTAAGAAAAGCTGCAGCTGAAGTATATGATCCTGAAATTTTAACAGAGGAAGAGAAGTTTTATTTGAAAAGAACTGGTGAGAAAAAGAAACATTATGTTCCAGTTGGGAGACGAGGTGTATTTGGGGGAGTAGTTCTTAATATGCATCTTCATTGGAAGAATCACGAAACTGTTAAGGTTGTTTGTAAGCCTTGTAAGCCTGGACAAATTCAAGAATATGCTGATGAGCTTACCAGATTAAGTAAAGGGATTGTGATTGACATAAAACCTAATAATGTTATTATATTCTTTCGTGGAAAAAATTATGTGCAACCAGAGATTATGTCACCTCCTGACACCCTTTCGAAAGCAAAG GCATTGGAAAAATACAAGTATGAACAGTCTCTTGAGCATACAAGTGAGTTCATTGAGAAACTGGAGAATGAGCTTGAAGAGTACTATAAGCATAAAGCACGATTCTCTAAAGATAAGGGAAGTTCACCCAAGGATTAA